The following DNA comes from Frankia casuarinae.
GACGTTACTCATCCGCTCTTCGGCGTAGTAGCCCTTGAACTCCCCGAACGGGCCCTCGCGGGCCAGCTCCGGGCGCACCGTCGCGTGTAGCACGTGTGTAGCCGACTCCGGCACCGGCGGTGAACCGTGTGTACGCACAGCTCTGCCCAGCAGCATCCCCGCCACGCGGTAATCATCCTCCACGTTATCGAGAGCCGCGCCGTCGCGGGCGGGCAGCCGGGATGCAGCGACCATCATGTGCACCGGGTCCGCGCCCAGGAACACGGAGATCGGCATAGGCTCGCCCACATCGGTCCAGGCGCCGAGGTTGGCGTGGCCGTCGGTACGTGGGTCGAGGAAGATCCGAGCCTCGTGCTCGCCGACCACCTGGATGCGATAGATGCCCAGATTTACTCCGTCTCTATCCGGACGTGTAGTTACCCCGACGCCTGCGGTGACGTAGCGGCCTACGTCTCCCGGTCGATGCCGGATGATCGGCAGCGCCGAAAGCCCCGGCAGTTCGGTGAGTGCAGGCCGGGCACCCGCGGCGGGGGCCGGGGCGGGCCCAGCCAGACGCGCGGCCACCTCGTCGAGCCAGTGCCCTTCGTCAGTGCCCAGCGCCGCCAGCAGGACCGCACGCGGGTAGGGATGGCCGAGCAATACCGTGCCCGGCCGGTCGGTGAGCTGGGTGAACAGCGTCGTCGGCCGTCTGCCGAGTAGGCGCTCGAACTCGGCGAGCCTGCGCATGACCTCCACATCTGTACTCAGCGGTTCGGCACACATACGCACCTTGGTTGCAGCGTAGTGCGGACCGAGCCCGAACTGGGGCAGGTCGATCGGGGCAAGATGATCAAGGGTGCTGGTCACTGCTCCTCCGTCCACGGTATCTGCCGCCAGTCGCTCGGCCGTTTCCGGTAGCCCCGCTCCCACGGGAAGACCACCCAATCGTCGGCGGTGAAGCCGCAGTAGTGGATCGGTACCGGGCATAGATGGTTGCGGGCCAACACCGCGAATCGATGTTCGGCGACCCCGACCAACTTCCGGGAGACGGCCTCGGCCGTGACCCCGGTGCCCGCGATGTCGTCGACCACCAGCACCCGGTCTTCCGGGTCCAGTTCCACCGAGCTCTCCACCACCGGCGTCTGCTTGGCCGCGTACCGCTCGTCGGAGACGGTGCGCCGCGCCCTCACCGACACCAGGCGCGGGACCTCGAGCGCAGAGTACAGGTAGGCTGCGGTGACTAGTCCACCTCTGGCCACGCCGTAGACGACGGTGGGGGCGAACCCGTCGGCGAGCACGGACGCGCGCAGCCTTTCGCAGGCGCGGCCGACGTCGGCCCATTCAAACACGTAGGGACCGCGCCGGGTCCACATCGGAGTGGCGTCAGTCTGCTGGATCATATCTGGGCCACCGCCTCGGCGCGGAAGTCGGGCGCCGGCTGGGGCGCCCGCTCGGCCGCGTGCGGGGCGTTCTCTGCACGCCCGGCGGGCGTGACCCGGATGAACTCGGCCAGTCGGCGGAACTCGGCCATGTCGGCAGCGCCCGTGTAGCTCATCGCCGAGCGCAGGCCGCCGACGAGCTGGTACACGGTGTCGGCTACTGGGCCGCTGGGTGCAAAGGTCATCTCCACGCCCTCGGGTATGTAACCGACCACGTCATCGCGAGTGAGTCGCCCGCCTGCGGCGGCCCGTAGGGTGTTGGCCATGCCGAGGGTCGCAAAGCCGCGGCTGCAGCGATACCGGCTGCCATCAGGTAGGTCGACCACACCCGCCTCGCTCTCGTCGGCCCCCGCCAGGGCCGAGCCGAGCATCACTGCGGCCGCACCCGCAGCCAGCGCCTTGGCTAGGTCGCCGGACTGGCGCACCCCACCGTCGGCGATGACTGTCGCGTCCCGCTGCGCCGCAGCGTGCGCGCAGTCGATGATCGCGGTCAGTTGGGGCACGCCGCTGCCCGCTACCAGCCGGGTGGTGCACACCCCCCCGGGGCCGATACCGACCTTGACCACATCGGCGCCCGCATCCAGCAGATCGTTGGTGCCCCCCGCGGTCGCCACGTTGCCTGCCACGATCGGCACTCTGGGGTGGCGCGCGTGCAGTTTCCCGACAGTGTCGATCACCTGGTCGCTGTGCCCGTGCGCGACGTCAACCAGCAGCAGATCCGCACCGTGCTCCACCATCAGTGCGGCCCGGTCCAAGTAATCACCCTTGGTGCCCACCGCCGCGCCGACCAGCAACCTACCCACCGGGTCGACGGTGGCCGGGCCGGTGCCCACCGGGCCTGATTTCACTGAGGCGATGTGCGTTGCCTGCCTCTCGACGGTCTGCATCCGATGGACGAAGCCCAGCCCGCCCACCCTGGCCAGCGCCGCTGCCATGGCTCCACCGGTGCACCACTGGGTGTTGGCGCCAATCACCGGGACCCACAGCCGGACCCCCGGTGCAAGGTCCACAGTGGTGTCGACGTCGGCGCGGCTGCGCACCCGAGTCCGGTGTGGGACCAACAGCACGTCGTCGAAGCTGAGCCCGGTCCGGATCGGCTGCCCGAAAATGGTCATCTTCTGCCTTCTCCTCACGGTCGGTCGGCTTGTGGCTCAGCGCCCGCGTTCGTCACCCCACACCAGCACGTGCAACCGGGTGCAGACGTTCCACCCCCTGGCCACTGCGGCATCGGTCAGCATGGCGAGACCGGTGAGCACGGCACTGGGAGTGGCGCCTTTCGGCATGATCCACACCGGGGCCAGGTTGAACCGGTCCACCAACGTGCCGACCTCGTCCAGGTCGTCGCGGTCGGCGCACACGAATTTGAACCGGGCGGACGGGTTACCCGCGAACGCGGCCAGCGCCTCAGGGACCAGCCGTCGCGGCTCGGCCACGCCGGAGTGGGCGAGCTTGACGGAGACGTTGAAGGCCACCCCCGACTCCGCCAGCTCCTCCAACGGCGCCACGGTCCCGTTGGTCTCTATCTCCACCTCGATTCCGTCGTCGACGAGTCCGGTCACCAGCCCCAGCAACCTGCGCTGCTGTGACAGCGGCTCACCGCCGGAGATCACCACCAGGCCCGAGCCAAGCCCGCGTAGCCGGTCACCGACCTGGGCGGCGGACATCGCGTGCAGCTCGCGGCCGGGGTCGAAGCGTCTACCGGTGTCGCTGACGCCCCACCAGTCCCAGGTGTATGGTGTGTCGCACCAGGAGCAGGTCAGGTTGCACCCACCCAGGCGCAGGAAGACGCATCGCCGTCCCGTTGACGGGCCCTCGCCCTGCACGGTCGGACCGAAGATCTCGTTAACCACTAGAACGTCGTGCCCGGTGGGACTGGTGTTTGGGCGGCAGGATTCCTTGGCCGTCATATCGGGTCCTTATCCAGCCGCGACAGACGCGCGCAGGTCGAGCGGCCGCAACCGACGATTACCGCGGCCGCCGCCATCGCGTGGTCCACCGCGGCGATCCACGGCTCGCCCCGGGCCAGGGCAACGGCCAGGCCGGCGACGAACGCGTCGCCTGCACCGGTAGCGTCAACGCAGGAGACTTGGCGCGCCGGGTAGGTCGACCAGGAACCGTCCGCCGCCGCGCACACGGCACCGCGCGCCCCGGTCGTTACCACCACAGCGGGCAGCCCGCGGGCTGTCAGAGCCAGCGCGTCAGTCACCGGGTCGCCCGTGCCGCCACCGAGCAGCTCGGCAGCCTCGAACTGGTTGAGTACCATGAGGGCCAGAGAGCGAAACAGCTCCCAGCGCGGGCCCGAGGCCGCGATGTCGGTCGGTAGCCCCCACAGCGGGACACCTCGCCGGTTGGCCCACACCCGCAGCCGAGTCAGAGTCGCCAGCGGCGACCCGGTCTCCACTAGGACGGCGCGCGCGCCGCGGAGCCAGCCGGTCGCGGCCGCCACCACTGGCCATGAGAGTTCGTCGGCCGCGGGCAGGTGGATACCTGCCCACACCGGGTCGCCTTCGGTGGAGATCTCGCAGTCGAACTGGCCGATGCTCCGAGCCACCGGCGCGGTCAGCACCGCCGCGCCCAACCCGGTCAGTCGCCGCTCGAAGGCCGCGCCTACCGGCCCCGGCTCGCCCAACCCGACAAATCCGGCCTCCGCGCCGAGCCTGGCCAGGTTCTCCGCCACGTTGCGGGCGATCCCACCGTGACCACTGAGGACAGTCCATACCGGCAGGCCGGACATCGAGCCTGACCGGGACCAGCGCCGGTCGAGCACCATGGAGCCGAGAACACCGACCCGCTCGGGTCGGGCCGCACGCCCTGGTCCGAGCGGGGCGAGTAGCCTCGCCGAGTCGAGCATGTCAGTCAACCCTTGGCCGGAACTCTGCCCAGGTCTTGGGGGTTTCGCTTACTGAGACGGCCACCAGCTCGGGCAGCTTCTCTCGCCATGTCGTAAAGATCCAGCGGGCTAGTTGCTCGGCGGATGGGTTGAGATCAATGATGACGTCATTGAGGTGTCGGTGGTCGAGGGTGTCATCCGTCCATGCTTTGAACTCTCCGAGGTCGCGGTAGTCTCGCACGAATCCGGCCTCGTTGAGGCCGGATTCCTGCGCCTTTAGCTCCAAGACCACGGTGTAGTTGTGCCCGTGCATCCGCGAACACGGGTGATCGGCGGGCAGGTGATCGAGGACGTGGCTCGCCGAGAAGCCGAATTCCTTGCGTATGGCGAACACGGGCTGTCCTTTCCACGCGAGTCCGACCGCGAGTGCGGCGAACCAGTTCGCGCACGAACCCACGGACAGTGGGTGGAGACGCGGTCGACCGGCGATCGTTGGATAACTTGATCCTGCATGACTGATCGTGCACTGTCCGGCGGCCGGTGACAACCCGGCCGAGCCGCTCTGGAAGGGACTGTGCGCCAGCGGATTGCGGATAGTTCCAGCTCAGCGGGCGTCCAATACGGGGGGTGGGGCGGCAAAAAAATTTTTTATCCCCACCGTGCTACGCGCGTAGATCTCCGCACGTCGGTGCGGCAACGGGTACGGCGGCCGGAGGTCGGCACGACGACGTTCAGATGTTGTAACCGAGGCTGCGCAACTGGCCGCGAATTGCGGTGCTGGCGGGCACCGGCTCGGCGGGGCTGTGCGCGGCGTTGTAGCCCGCCAGCGCCGCCACCAGATCCGCGGTCTCCGCGCCGGGGTCCAGCCGGGGGACCAGGTCGTCGCCGAATCGCTCGACCCAGTGCTCCTCAACTGCCTCGATCCGGAATTGCTTGCCATAGCGGTGATGCATACGCACGAGCCTGCGGTCACCCAGGTACACACTCTCGCCGAGCAGCACGTGCCTGAGCGGCTCCTGGCTCTCACCGCGTAGCTGCCGCTGCTGGAAGGCCACGAACTCCCGGGTATCGGCGCCGTAGGTCTGGCTGAACGCGATAGCGTGGCCGTCCAACGCGCGTTCGCCGCGCACCACCGGCGCCAGCGTCTCGCCGTCGAACCCGGGCGAGCCGGGCGCAGGGGAGATATCTGCTAGCTCCAGCACGGTCGGTACGATATCGACCGTGCGCACCCTGTGCGCGTGCAGCCCGGGAGCCACACCGTCGCCCCAGAAGATCAGCGGCACCCGCAATACCCCTTCGGACAGGGAGTTGTGGTGGCCGTAGGACTCCGCGTCCAGCTCATGCCCATGGTCGCCGAAAATCACCACGAGCATGCTGGCCCCGCTCGCCTCGAGCCTTGCCCGCAGCCGCTCCAGGAACGGCTCGAACCGCTCGCGCAGGAAGAACTCGATGCCCTCCAGGTATAGCTCGAACAGACGATCGTAGGCTCCGGTGTCGTAGAGATGATTGGTGATCCGCTTGTACCGCAGGAACAGTTGGTGGTCCTCGGCCTCGCGGAAGGTCTCGGTAATCTGGTCGGTGGGTATCGGCAAGTCCTCGGGCAGCTCAGCCTCCAGCTCGGTGATCTTAGCCCGGTAGGCTTCGCCACCGAAACGCAGGTTGTGGAACCCATAGGGCAGGTGGACACCGCCGAAGTGCGCAAACGACATGCTCGAGTCCGCCTCGACAACCTCCTCGATGAACCGGTCGTCGTCTTCGCGCAGGTAGACGTCCACGTCGTTGGTGAAACCCAGCTCCGGGCCCAGGATGATTGGGAAGTCGACCTTCATCACGGTGCGCCTGCCCGCAGTTCGGCCATGGCCGAACACCGACGGCCCGGCCAGCCTGCCGTTGTAGAATTCGAACAAACCGTTGTGCAGCGGGAACCGGCCGGTCAGGATCGCACCGTGGGACGCGGCGGTGTAGGGTGCGGCTGAGATCGTGTTCGGGAAGTAGGCGCCCTCGGCCACCAAACGGTCAAGTACTGGAGTTGCGGGGGCGCGCAGTCCTGGGTACTTCGCGGGCCACAGTGGGAACGGGCTGGCCCCGACGCAGTCGCTGCGCAGAGTATCTATCGAGACGAGGATAATGTGATCATACCGGGACGCAGCCGTCATGGCGGGGAATTCCTCTCTGGCGGGGTGTCATCCGAGCGAGCCGGCGATGGCACCGAGCTCGTTGAGGGGCCTGTCAAGCATTATGATCTAGCCGCGGCGCCGATTGCGCGGATTTCCGCAAAGCCCCTGGCTCGGCCCCGATCCATCGAGAATTCTCTGCGATCTTCGATTGACCCCTCGGCTTATAGTGGATCAAGTGCTGACCAGATGCGATCTTTGGCCTCGTTGCTGAATTCGACCAGGAGCCCTGGTTCTACGGTGAGGACCGCTTCCGAGCCGGCTCCCGTCCAGCTGGGGCAGATGGTCGGGGTTGAAGTCCTCCAACGTCTTGACCTGGGGAAAGTGGCGGTGCGGATCCGCATGACGGTGTCCTTGGAATCGCGCGGTCGGCGACCTGGCGCTGCAGGACGGCGGCGAGATATACCTCGTGGGACCAGCTCTCGTCGCGGGCCTGGTCGACAAGCTGCCAGAACTGACCGATCGTCGGGGGCTTCAATACTCGGGCCAGGTGGGCGATCACCGCGGGCGTCCCGTCCCTGGCCCAGGGCTTCGGCGTGTTCGCGATCTGTCCGGGTTTGCCACAGTGGAAGCCATGGTGAGTGAGCGCGTCGGTTGGTGTGGGCGCGCCGGCCGGTCGGGATGAACGCGTGACCGGCGCGGCGTAGGGCGTTGGTGACGGCGGAGCGGATTGTTGCGAGGTTTCGCGGGCGCGTGCCGCTGGAGTCGCAGCCGTGAGGAACTCCCCGGCGTAAGGGGCGCGGAACGCGACCAGCAACCCTCACAATCAGTACCAATCCGACAGACGGAACGAACACAGCCAACCCTCAAAAATGCCAAAGCCCTGGTCCCTGGCCGGGGCGGTCGTGGTCATGGCTGGCTCTCCGTTCCGGTGGGGTCGAAGTCGACGCCGAACAGGGCGTCGTAGTCGGGCAGCGCCCGCAGCGCGACCCGGTGGCCGTCGGCATACCGGCGGGTCGCCGCTCGGCCTGGCGGTCGGCGGCCAACGCATGGCGCATCGCCTTCGTGGTGGCGGCGTGCGTCGGGTCGGTCAGGAGGGCGTGCGGCACCCGCTGCGCGGATGGCTGGCGACGACCTGGCCGTCACAAACCGCGGTGAGACGCTCTCGAGGGTGGCGGTGACGTCGACGAACCGGCCGATCATCCGCGGGTCCACTGAGTAGTCGCAGGCGTCGACGCGCATGTAGTAGTCCCGGCCGAGGCTGGCCGCTGGCTGGTGCTGGTCGTTGCGGGGAGGCCTTGGTACTGGTTGGACGCTGCGGTGATCCGGAGATCAGTGGTGGTAGGGAGTGCCCAGCCGGTGTGGGCCTGGGTGAGTCCAAGGGTGACGAGGCGGCGGAAGTTGACGGCGGCGGCGCGGTGGTGAAGCCAGGTGATGCGATCAACTGCGGTGCAGTATCCCTGTGACGCAACCCAACCCCCCAGCGGCCTTGACGTAATCTCCCATCTCGACCTCCTCCGCCTGCACCCCCGCGGCCCCGAGTGCACGCCGGATCCCGGGCGCGCCCGAAGGCATGAGCACCAGCCCCGGCTCCACCACGACCAGATTCAACCCGCGCCGCAGCACCAGCTCCTCGGTCGGATCAAAGTCGAGCAGCCGGAAGCCAAGCCCGTGCAACACCGCTCGCAACGGCGGGGTCGCGGCCGCCGCGTGCACGGCGGCGAGCCGGTGGTCGAGGAACACCACCGTGCCGAGCAGATGCTGCACTCCCGGGCCAAGTGGGATTCGCTCCGTCCGTGCGCCACAGCCGCGCAGCGCGCCGCCGACTTTACGGGCGCCCGCAGTGTTCGTCCGGAACCCGGTACCCACCAGCACCAGCTCCGGGTCTGCCCACAGCGCGTCGGCCCCCTCGAAGGTGGCCCGGCCGGTAAGGGTACGCAGAATCGGGTAGCCCGCCGAAGCCAGTACCGCCGCAGTGTGCCGTTCCTCCCCAGCCCGCTGCCGCGACGCGGGTCTGCCCAGCACCGCGCCGTCCGGAGTCATGAGGAACAGATCGCGTTGGAATACGACGTTGGGCGGGCATTCGTCCGGCACCATCCCTACCAGCACGTCAACCGCGAGTCGCCTGAAAGCGGCGATAATGGCCTCGCACTGGTCGCGTAACGCGGACAAGTCAACCTTCTCGAGCATCAGCCTGCTGTTCGGTTCCGCGTCGACGGAAAGGCTGCATGGGGGCCGGACGAGCAGAACCCGCCGCAGCCTGGCGTATTCGGATCGGTAGCCACAGCGGGTCCAAAGTCGCCCCTCAGCGACCTCGGCGCCGTGCGAGGCTACCCGAGCATGCCAACCGGGGCCTGCGAGTGTGCTCGGCAGCCTTTCAGATCCAGGTGTCTGGGCTGTCATAGCCTAGTCTCCTTGCCGTCTCTGCCACCTCACCTCCCAGCACCGGCCGCACCTCCCCTGCTCGGTCCAGCCACCGCCGCGGGCGAGGCGCCCGGGTGGCCACCACCGGGTCAATGCCCGAGTAGGCGGCCCTGCCTAACGATCCCTCGAATGGGATTCCCAACCAGCTGGAGATGCGCCGCAGCTCGGTTACCCTGGAGTCCGCGTCCCGCGTCAGGTCCTCGAAACGCACGCGCAGGCAGTCGATGGCGCTGCGGTCCAGCTCCGCCATGATTGCCTCGTGGCTGGAACGCCATTGGAAAGCGCATACTCGGGCCAGAGGCTCGGCGATGTGGTCCGCCCAGCCCGGCGGCAGGTCGAACTTCCACCAGTGCCGGTCAGCGGGACGATAATCGACGTAACCGGCGATGCGTAGCGGTACGGGCAGCCGATAGGAGTGAAAGCCGTGGTGACGCCAGCCATCGATGAGACCGTTGACCGAGGCGGCGGGATTGCGGGTCAGGTGCAGCACACGAAGCCGAGCGTTGGGGAACAGGGCACGCAGGAAGTCGAACCGGTGCACGTTACTAGGGGTCTTGACAATCAGCGGCATGGTCTCCAACGCATGCGGGTCGGCGGGCCGCCACGGCTGGGTCAGCACGAACGGCGGTTCCTCGACCAGGATACGCCCGGGGGGCCGCATCGGCGGCTGGGAAGTGGGCATGTCGTAAAACCCCTCTTCCATGTAAATACCGCGGCTGGCCAACTCCGCCAGCAGACGGCGATGGAATCGCTCGGTGTTCCAGTCCCCTGCTCCACTCCGGGGGAGCACCGCGCAGGCCGCGTCGGCCAGCATGAACGGATCAATGTCCATCTCAGGCCACTGCACCGACAGCCGCCAGGCGACGTCGAGGGCGAATCGGTCCACTGCCTCCTCATCGACCTGCGCAGCAGGGGTGCCCACGTCCAAGGCTAGGTCGTGCTCCAGCGCCAGACGCACAGCCGGGTTCAGAGCGTACAGGTGCGCGGCATCTAGTCGGTCGGAACCGGTGCCGCTGTTGGGATGACCCAATCCAGCCAGGCGAAGGAACGGGTTGATCTCCGCGCGGAAGTGCAGGGCGTGCGGACTCAGCCGCAGTAACTCGGCGAGCATGCTGGACCCACCACGGGAGCCCGAGGCAATCATAATAAGCTCGCTCACCCGCTCAGTAAATCGCGGCGGCGCAGGGCCCCGAGCGGCGCGCAACTGGTGCAGCCGCGCGGCGAGCCCTGCCGCGCCCGACTCCACGACGCCCCTGGCCGTGGCATGGTCGCTGGCCATCACGGCCCAGCTCACGGCAAGAGTTTGCGCATCGAGTAGACGCACCAGCGCCACCGATCGCGTACCGAGCCGTCCTGGCTGACCTCGAATGGGTGGACCGCCCGGACCTCCCTCGGGGCGTCGTAGTACAGCCGGTAGATCTCCTGCCTGTGCGCGGGCGTGGTCTCATGCGTATCGATCCACAGGTCGATCGACTCCCACAGGAAGTACTCGGTCATTTTCAGGTCGATGAACCCCACGCCCTGCAGCAGGGACCGGAACTCTGGTTCGCGGAACATCTGGAAGAGCAACGGTTGCTTCTTCTTGAATATGCGGAACATCCAGTAGGCGTCCTCATCGGCGTAGGGCATGATCTGGCCGACGATGAACTGGCCACCGGGCCGTAGTACTC
Coding sequences within:
- a CDS encoding IMP dehydrogenase, whose product is MTIFGQPIRTGLSFDDVLLVPHRTRVRSRADVDTTVDLAPGVRLWVPVIGANTQWCTGGAMAAALARVGGLGFVHRMQTVERQATHIASVKSGPVGTGPATVDPVGRLLVGAAVGTKGDYLDRAALMVEHGADLLLVDVAHGHSDQVIDTVGKLHARHPRVPIVAGNVATAGGTNDLLDAGADVVKVGIGPGGVCTTRLVAGSGVPQLTAIIDCAHAAAQRDATVIADGGVRQSGDLAKALAAGAAAVMLGSALAGADESEAGVVDLPDGSRYRCSRGFATLGMANTLRAAAGGRLTRDDVVGYIPEGVEMTFAPSGPVADTVYQLVGGLRSAMSYTGAADMAEFRRLAEFIRVTPAGRAENAPHAAERAPQPAPDFRAEAVAQI
- a CDS encoding sulfatase-like hydrolase/transferase, yielding MTAASRYDHIILVSIDTLRSDCVGASPFPLWPAKYPGLRAPATPVLDRLVAEGAYFPNTISAAPYTAASHGAILTGRFPLHNGLFEFYNGRLAGPSVFGHGRTAGRRTVMKVDFPIILGPELGFTNDVDVYLREDDDRFIEEVVEADSSMSFAHFGGVHLPYGFHNLRFGGEAYRAKITELEAELPEDLPIPTDQITETFREAEDHQLFLRYKRITNHLYDTGAYDRLFELYLEGIEFFLRERFEPFLERLRARLEASGASMLVVIFGDHGHELDAESYGHHNSLSEGVLRVPLIFWGDGVAPGLHAHRVRTVDIVPTVLELADISPAPGSPGFDGETLAPVVRGERALDGHAIAFSQTYGADTREFVAFQQRQLRGESQEPLRHVLLGESVYLGDRRLVRMHHRYGKQFRIEAVEEHWVERFGDDLVPRLDPGAETADLVAALAGYNAAHSPAEPVPASTAIRGQLRSLGYNI
- a CDS encoding sulfotransferase family protein; amino-acid sequence: MALVRLLDAQTLAVSWAVMASDHATARGVVESGAAGLAARLHQLRAARGPAPPRFTERVSELIMIASGSRGGSSMLAELLRLSPHALHFRAEINPFLRLAGLGHPNSGTGSDRLDAAHLYALNPAVRLALEHDLALDVGTPAAQVDEEAVDRFALDVAWRLSVQWPEMDIDPFMLADAACAVLPRSGAGDWNTERFHRRLLAELASRGIYMEEGFYDMPTSQPPMRPPGRILVEEPPFVLTQPWRPADPHALETMPLIVKTPSNVHRFDFLRALFPNARLRVLHLTRNPAASVNGLIDGWRHHGFHSYRLPVPLRIAGYVDYRPADRHWWKFDLPPGWADHIAEPLARVCAFQWRSSHEAIMAELDRSAIDCLRVRFEDLTRDADSRVTELRRISSWLGIPFEGSLGRAAYSGIDPVVATRAPRPRRWLDRAGEVRPVLGGEVAETARRLGYDSPDTWI
- a CDS encoding 7-carboxy-7-deazaguanine synthase QueE, whose protein sequence is MTAKESCRPNTSPTGHDVLVVNEIFGPTVQGEGPSTGRRCVFLRLGGCNLTCSWCDTPYTWDWWGVSDTGRRFDPGRELHAMSAAQVGDRLRGLGSGLVVISGGEPLSQQRRLLGLVTGLVDDGIEVEIETNGTVAPLEELAESGVAFNVSVKLAHSGVAEPRRLVPEALAAFAGNPSARFKFVCADRDDLDEVGTLVDRFNLAPVWIMPKGATPSAVLTGLAMLTDAAVARGWNVCTRLHVLVWGDERGR
- a CDS encoding 6-pyruvoyl trahydropterin synthase family protein, giving the protein MFAIRKEFGFSASHVLDHLPADHPCSRMHGHNYTVVLELKAQESGLNEAGFVRDYRDLGEFKAWTDDTLDHRHLNDVIIDLNPSAEQLARWIFTTWREKLPELVAVSVSETPKTWAEFRPRVD
- a CDS encoding phosphoribosyltransferase, coding for MIQQTDATPMWTRRGPYVFEWADVGRACERLRASVLADGFAPTVVYGVARGGLVTAAYLYSALEVPRLVSVRARRTVSDERYAAKQTPVVESSVELDPEDRVLVVDDIAGTGVTAEAVSRKLVGVAEHRFAVLARNHLCPVPIHYCGFTADDWVVFPWERGYRKRPSDWRQIPWTEEQ
- a CDS encoding carbohydrate kinase family protein, with the protein product MLDSARLLAPLGPGRAARPERVGVLGSMVLDRRWSRSGSMSGLPVWTVLSGHGGIARNVAENLARLGAEAGFVGLGEPGPVGAAFERRLTGLGAAVLTAPVARSIGQFDCEISTEGDPVWAGIHLPAADELSWPVVAAATGWLRGARAVLVETGSPLATLTRLRVWANRRGVPLWGLPTDIAASGPRWELFRSLALMVLNQFEAAELLGGGTGDPVTDALALTARGLPAVVVTTGARGAVCAAADGSWSTYPARQVSCVDATGAGDAFVAGLAVALARGEPWIAAVDHAMAAAAVIVGCGRSTCARLSRLDKDPI
- a CDS encoding dimethylarginine dimethylaminohydrolase family protein, with the translated sequence MLEKVDLSALRDQCEAIIAAFRRLAVDVLVGMVPDECPPNVVFQRDLFLMTPDGAVLGRPASRQRAGEERHTAAVLASAGYPILRTLTGRATFEGADALWADPELVLVGTGFRTNTAGARKVGGALRGCGARTERIPLGPGVQHLLGTVVFLDHRLAAVHAAAATPPLRAVLHGLGFRLLDFDPTEELVLRRGLNLVVVEPGLVLMPSGAPGIRRALGAAGVQAEEVEMGDYVKAAGGLGCVTGILHRS
- a CDS encoding UbiD family decarboxylase, translated to MTSTLDHLAPIDLPQFGLGPHYAATKVRMCAEPLSTDVEVMRRLAEFERLLGRRPTTLFTQLTDRPGTVLLGHPYPRAVLLAALGTDEGHWLDEVAARLAGPAPAPAAGARPALTELPGLSALPIIRHRPGDVGRYVTAGVGVTTRPDRDGVNLGIYRIQVVGEHEARIFLDPRTDGHANLGAWTDVGEPMPISVFLGADPVHMMVAASRLPARDGAALDNVEDDYRVAGMLLGRAVRTHGSPPVPESATHVLHATVRPELAREGPFGEFKGYYAEERMSNVLDVWEVLAAPGAPMPTILAGGESGLTLMSMQNEYLMYAHLTEIGVPVRTVHYPLPARGEFLALVETDEPTREVLAEAMRFDVRSKVVVCGPDLKSIWQALATHGFSSRVEPYLRKGRVEGERLGLLLDIPPTGRPVEY